A window of Argopecten irradians isolate NY chromosome 1, Ai_NY, whole genome shotgun sequence contains these coding sequences:
- the LOC138327980 gene encoding sperm-associated antigen 17-like isoform X6, with protein MSKAGKRVKSGSGQGGAKWEQALLSAQFDEENWKANITFIVGNKVDDYTWIDILGSTIASGPRKLFSVISKQKLEEEVRELGNPKGKKPKDVPQHYEVTEPCKIHLDNNEEIPFPLLARLIKYKLLAIKTADLKRRETEKKALLEKDKARKGSGTKGGKERGKSPPKGKGGKKTPEPPVAKEDSKLRKRGEEDDEGKYIDDEPDDGAQHYVIVYGYNSPHLITQLAELNINVDSILRISSQDYTRFAAKDDVPAVEKDEKTQVLEEIERAAKLKVKKELKEFWKDVLLVLQKQADGSRLHDIARQEYEVKNLLVPEDQEDAEQKNVFGLAMFEDVACMIYDLIDSRRQYKNYLENLRLLHVPMYGQAAAPAQEERPAVSGAPTPSAQQPPAPSVPSIHPDMLEIAPQVDMRFYNDLMNCVPQESVSVSLVMHAMLDQVVATEENIDPPSEQLPPKRQDGLNSELASHISGLAFKLALSEDEQKILSDVFDSEEKPPETPGQPLLMNYHDKISARTNHLKKIFNFNPEEVEKEMLKRLPFASLTHIPRPGSRIARERAARLQELIHFCATGGLSQSEIDRAFKQFVFESMDLASTDPNGFIITRDSEGAEHSAIPWDDPYPFFKGMIPTHLKGAKDEMDVRSSRSVTINLVPCSLSGLSDLIDYSLPGTPSPPPDLPDALKGAAPDNKTETIQKSVREPEPQAPPADNRAAQNKVHQSRSRTKKNKTAMSPTTTKSMKTEDKSVSIEDQREGSRPSSTDSKKGILRPPSRSRSSSGGRRSRSNSVHFEKDEEGKPVRHYEEEDELDVVETEPDKTTEESLMEIVDAQKRNLDQWCFAEHYEPHVLLQIIKEASFLLPFMDMYYHKRDNSLMLVLHNPSSLELQNHVDWHTELHCNLGFRNYMECVAESIADWNQEEEAKYQAIMLSKELVKMRDDEEASIKSAEKAAKGRKSPRKSPSRSKSPGKNSRSSSQERPTSANMFVRANSLKAYKEEQDRLKAEEEEKEREKSAKRVRSGKKADKEKEEKKAPGSRASAKSKTSAKEPIDDQPKEEGDAAPVEEKYWPFTGYDVGNKLIHVAGMTTTLFPSDGGQIRTEKLEFTQGTNSVKTSVLKDGHVFCVHVIDPKERGEDSETDDDENKEEVEKSEHEKSEKDQGDKMTRDGDAGSTARSNSARSDEKKTKSVSAFGCITANLQDGMSLSLSQFGPTGVSQDGKKYEPKVYVPPPTTPSPVPPPSPTKSKKGDKGKGAPTPEAPPPVTPQETEKEDDQEEKKDEEKPVLQPFQQLYVSSPDGLSVKYLLESSVGMKPLSDDDRRLLIKQSYPFKTRGEQPCESKRRKYALSEQSRIITSEGTVVKNMMDGSIEVLYADGTVSVHTGPWATKRSSSSSPQRAGSARSQTGERAETPTKKAAASAKGKSNKSHDKIAEQAPEEEVPEKKGLWVTTYPNGEKVACRSDGNMEELKSVMISLASDPQTSQSMATRDDHVITISYPDGTTIIEHADGTRITTYYKENQITTGEDEFEDNDIKEFETQTVKFVKVECPAYATVEFNCLTSENLTIFGNGTTINVFPDGYYMLHQHDGGRVEVDMEGTLTYYPRPIRNMEQLLPERELQYILCHNADVVVETVDSDGNVFNVKSNGDFTVIPVNGDALSESSMDEGKMDKKLTSYREHAPRFFILHSDGSGTELLRYQDVAEYITTAEHSPATAVLKDDLPDYPGVQGITILKPYLGGPSEKFFKKYDQESIIPPGIRCRDLTTLPPKEFKTPGPGYGKNLGQGLSVGAAVRQPVRIPILKCPNILELRQLIQYKPVSGALRESLQAGVKEYAEFVTERNKVTNMMQVVDPRTDEERIHAADLTEIGLQTAQRELPQYEPANIKGIYEKVTAPPVPSPPPTPQPKRTMADWERDQREINQEIDGRDALRKKRIPTYFDSEFGKAFLLTQAKDVDEILQQLSEDPRKDGTEAVRGNSSSQSNNPQQISPDTSAYPARSVAAVTSVQSDRSSTSPVDTLHPKQVSDTPISYAVYAETVPSRGGIRPGNPTPAHATGQGSPAPLRPDNPTPGHAVKTSTGRPYNPTPKHAGGQIDSPSDLPSQLDYPAIIMEQPLEEEDYSTGEVPEGESELILTRSLKMDVTGRPRKEAVVLPRGIKGGRPGAIPNTKYKTVEGGVRRKVNTSVTAGASIPSQVQLDRMKGLILLPEEVDFGVLREGNTYVCTVCLKNTGVDSCRFKIRQPPPATGLRINYRLGPIAAGMKTDLECELYAIAVGVEGDSGVGSIRHDLEIVTETDILFLPITATVLTADAYDNRSPNSPQGGKSPGTRLVSTRPPQSTGIIRPRKNPFPGPPQPDSTYVR; from the exons ATGTCGAAAGCTGGGAAAAGGGTCAAAAGCGGTTCAGGACAAGGAGGAGCGAAATGGGAACAGGCGCTCTTATCCGCACAATTTGACGAG gaaaaCTGGAAGGCCAATATAACTTTTATTGTTGGGAATAAAGTTGACGACTATACATGGATAGATATATTAGGATCAACTATTGCCAGTGGACCTCGGAAGTTGTTCAGTGTGATATCAAAACAGAAGCTGGAGGAAGAG GTAAGAGAACTCGGTAATCCTAAAGGGAAAAAGCCCAAAGATGTTCCCCAGCACTATGAAGTGACAGAGCCGTGTAAGATCCACTTGGACAACAATGAGGAAATCCCATTCCCTTTGTTAGCTCGACTTATCAAGTATAAACTACTTGCAATTAAAACTGCTGACCTCAAGAGGCGTGAAACTGAAAAGAAG GCCCTACTTGAAAAGGACAAGGCTCGTAAAGGATCTGGCACCAAGGGGGGTAAAGAAAGGGGCAAGTCACCACCCAAAGGTAAAGGGGGTAAGAAAACCCCAGAGCCCCCAGTGGCTAAGGAGGACAGTAAATTGAGAAAGAGAGGAGAAGAAGATGACGAGGGAAAATATATTG ATGATGAGCCAGATGACGGAGCCCAACACTATGTAATTGTATATGGATACAACAGTCCACACCTGATCACCCAGCTGGCTGAGCTGAACATCAACGTCGACTCCATCTTAAGGATTTCATCGCAGGACTACACAAGGTTTGCAGCAAAGGATGATGTTCCTGCCGTAGAAAAGGATGAAAAGACTCAAG TGTTGGAGGAGATTGAACGTGCCGCCAAACTGAAGGTAAAGAAGGAACTTAAGGAGTTTTGGAAGGATGTGCTCCTGGTATTACAAAAACAAGCTGATGGCTCCCGCCTTCATGATATTGCGCGTCAGGAGTATGAGGTGAAAAATCTTCTAGTACCAGAAGATCAGGAGGACGCAGAGCAGAAG AATGTGTTTGGCCTGGCCATGTTTGAGGATGTTGCCTGTATGATCTATGATTTGATTGACTCCCGCCGTCAGTACAAGAACTACCTGGAAAATCTCAGACTACTTCACGTACCCATGTATGGCCAAGCAGCAGCTCCAGCACAgg AAGAACGTCCTGCTGTGTCTGGTGCCCCCACCCCATCTGCCCAACAACCTCCTGCCCCCAGCGTCCCCTCGATCCACCCGGACATGCTAGAGATAGCCCCTCAGGTAGACATGAGGTTCTACAACGACTTGATGAACTGTGTGCCCCAGGAGAGTGTCAGTGTGTCACTTGTAATGCATGCTATGCTGGACCAG GTGGTGGCCACAGAAGAGAATATTGATCCTCCAAGTGAACAGCTTCCTCCTAAGAGACAGGACGGCCTCAACTCGGAGCTGGCCTCTCACATCAGTGGCCTTGCTTTCAAACTCGCCCTCTCAGAGGACGAACAAAAG ATCCTGTCTGATGTATTTGATTCGGAAGAGAAACCTCCAGAAACACCAGGACAGCCATTGCTGATGAACTATCATGATAAGATTTCTGCCAGGACAAACCATCTTAAAAAGATCTTCAATTTTAACCCTGAAGAGGTTGAGAAAGAAATGTTGAAACGATTGCCATTTGCATCGCTGACACACATTCCCCGTCCCGGGTCCCGCATCGCCAGGGAACGAGCAGCTAGACTGCAGGAACTGATACACTTCTGTGCAACTGGAGGATTGTCACAGTCAG AGATTGACCGTGCCTTCAAACAGTTTGTGTTTGAGAGTATGGACCTTGCAAGTACCGATCCTAATGGGTTTATAATTACAAGGGACAGTGAAGGGGCAGAACACTCGGCCATCCCTTGGGATGACCCCTACCCCTTTTTTAAGGGCATGATCCCCACCCATCTAAAGGGGGCTAAGGATGAGATGGATGTTCGCTCCTCAAGATCAG TCACTATCAATTTGGTCCCAT GCAGTTTAAGCGGGTTATCAGACCTGATAGATTACTCTCTACCTGGCACTCCTTCGCCTCCCCCTGATCTTCCTGATGCCCTGAAGGGGGCAGCACCTGATAACAAGACAGAAACGATCCAGAAATCTGTTCGCGAACCTGAACCTCAGGCTCCACCGGCAGACAATCGCGCAGCACAGAACAAAGTACACCAGTCTAGATCTAGGACGAAAAAGAACAAAA CAGCAATGTCCCCAACAACAACCAAAAGTATGAAGACTGAGGATAAGTCTGTCTCCATCGAGGATCAGAGGGAAGGCTCACGACCTTCCAGCACTGATAGCAAGAAAGGCATACTGCGACCTccatcaaggtcaaggtcaagttCTGGTGGCCGCAGGTCAAGGAGTAACTCAG TGCACTTTGAGAAGGATGAGGAAGGTAAGCCTGTACGTCACTATGAGGAAGAGGATGAGCTGGACGTTGTGGAAACAGAGCCTGACAAGACTACCGAGGAGAGTCTCATGGAGATTGTTGATGCTCAGAAACGTAACCTTGACCAGTGGTGTTTTGCTGAGCACTATGAGCCCCATGTCCTCTTACAG ATTATCAAGGAAGCCTCCTTCTTGCTGCCTTTCATGGACATGTACTACCATAAGAGAGATAACTCCCTGATGTTGGTCCTCCACAATCCTTCCAGTCTGGAGCTCCAGAATCACGTGGACTGGCACACTGAGCTCCATTGTAACCTGGGATTTAG AAATTACATGGAATGTGTGGCTGAATCTATAGCAGACTGGAACCAGGAAGAGGAAGCTAAGTACCAGGCTATAATGCTCTCCAAGGAGTTAGTAAAGATGAGGGATGATGAAGAGGCGAGCATCAAGTCTGCGGAGAAGGCGGCTAAGGGCCGCAAGTCTCCTCGCAAATCACCAA GTCGATCTAAAAGCCCTGGTAAGAACTCTCGTTCTAGTAGTCAGGAGCGCCCTACATCTGCTAACATGTTTGTCAGGGCTAACTCACTAAAGGCATACAAGGAAGAACAAGATAGATTGAAGGCTGAAGAGGAAGAAAAGGAACGAGAGAAGAGTGCAAAACGAGTCAGATCTGGCAAAAAG GCTGATAAAGAGAAGGAGGAAAAGAAAGCACCAGGATCCAGGGCTAGTGCTAAGTCTAAGACCTCTGCCAAGGAGCCGATTGACGACCAGCCCAAGGAGGAAGGTGATGCTGCCCCTGTGGAGGAAAAATACTGGCCT TTTACTGGTTATGATGTTGGTAACAAACTCATTCATGTGGCCGGAATGACCACGACCCTGTTCCCCTCGGACGGTGGTCAGATCAGGACAGAGAAGCTAGAGTTCACTCAGGGTACAAACTCTGTAAAGACCTCTGTACTGAAGGATGGTCATGTGTTCTGTGTTCATGTCATTGACCCAAAGGAGCGTGGAGAAGATAGCGAGACAGATGACGATGAAAACAAAGAGGAGGTGGAGAAGTCAGAACATGAGAAATCAGAGAAGGATCAGG GAGATAAGATGACTAGGGATGGTGACGCTGGCAGTACAGCTAGGAGTAACTCAGCCAGATCTGACGAGAAGAAAACTAAATCAGTCAGTGCTTTTGGCTGCATAACTGCCAATCTACAGGACGGCATGTCACTATCACTTAGTCAGTTTGGTCCTACAGGAGTTTCTCAGGACG GTAAGAAATATGAGCCTAAGGTGTATGTACCACCACCTACGACCCCTAGTCCTGTACCCCCACCATCTCCTACGAAGAGCAAGAAGGGTGACAAGGGTAAGGGGGCACCTACCCCTGAGGCCCCTCCTCCTGTAACC CCTCAAGAAACAGAAAAGGAAGACGATCAAGAGGAAAAGAAGGATGAAGAAAAACCTGTTCTGCAGCCCTTCCAGCAGCTGTATGTGAGCTCACCTGACGGCCTCAGTGTCAAATACCTGCTGGAGAGTTCTGTTG GAATGAAGCCCTTGTCTGATGATGACCGTCGTCTACTCATCAAACAGAGTTATCCCTTTAAAACGCGCGGTGAACAACCATGCGAGTCCAAACGTAGGAAGTACGCATTGTCAGAACAGTCTAGAATCATTACATCAGAAGGCACAGTGGTCAAAAACATGATGGATGGGTCAATCGAG GTGCTATATGCTGATGGTACAGTTAGTGTCCATACTGGACCTTGGGCTACGAAGCGTAGCAGTAGCAGTTCACCTCAGCGGGCAGGAAGTGCTCGCAGTCAGACTGGAGAAAGGGCAGAAACTCCCACCAAGAAAGCAG CAGCAAGTGCAAAGGGGAAGAGTAACAAATCCCACGATAAGATTGCAGAGCAGGCTCCAGAGGAGGAGGTGCCAGAGAAAAAGGGATTGTGGGTGACAACATACCCTAACGGGGAAAAGGTGGCCTGTAGAAGTGATGGCAATATGGAAGAACTTAAATCTGTGATGATCAGTTTGGCCTCCGACCCTCAGACAAGTCAG TCGATGGCAACAAGAGATGACCATGTGATCACAATTAGTTACCCAGACGGCACTACAATCATAGAGCATGCTGATGGTACAAGGATTACCACGTATTACAAGGAGAACCAGATAACTACCGGAGAAGACGAATTCGAGGACAATG aTATAAAGGAATTTGAAACACAAACAGTAAAGTTTGTGAAGGTGGAATGTCCTGCTTATGCTACTGTAGAATTCAATTGTTTAACGAGTGAGAACTTGACCATATTTGGTAATGGTACGACTATCAACGTATTCCCAGATGGGTATTACATGTTACACCAGCATGACGGGGGACGAGTGGAGGTAGACATGGAGGGAACCCTCACCTACTACCCTCGTCCAATCAGAAACATGGAACAACTTCTCCCCGAGAGAGAGCTTCAATACATCCTCTGCCATAATGCAGATGTGGTCGTGGAAACTGTCGACTCGGACGGAAATGTATTTAATGTGAAAAGCAATGGCGACTTTACTGTGATTCCTGTAAATGGTGATGCTCTGTCTGAATCTAGTATGGATGAAGGTAAAATGGATAAAAAATTGACATCTTATAGAGAACATGCTCCACGGTTTTTCATTCTTCATTCTGATGGAAGTGGTACAGAATTATTAAGATATCAGGATGTTGCTGAGTATATAACCACAGCAGAACACAGTCCTGCCACAGCAGTGCTAAAGGATGACCTCCCAGACTACCCAGGAGTACAAGGGATTACTATTCTCAAACCATACCTGGGAGGTCCATCAGAAAAGTTCTTTAAGAAGTATGACCAGGAGTCCATCATACCTCCAGGTATACGCTGTAGAGATCTAACAACTCTTCCTCCAAAGGAATTCAAAACGCCCGGACCAGGATACGGGAAGAACCTTGGACAGGGACTGTCAGTCGGAGCAGCAGTGAGACAGCCAGTTAGAATCCCAATACTAAAATGTCCGAATATCTTAGAACTAAGACAGCTTATACAGTACAAGCCTGTGTCAGGAGCTCTAAGAGAAAG CCTGCAGGCAGGTGTAAAGGAATACGCTGAGTTTGTGACGGAAAGAAACAAGGTCACTAACATGATGCAGGTAGTCGATCCGAGGACAGATGAGGAGAGGATACATGCTGCAGATCTTACAGAGATTGGCCTTCAGACGGCTCAGCGAGAACTGCCTCAGTATGAACCAG CTAATATCAAAGGTATCTATGAAAAAGTGACGGCACCACCAGTACCAAGTCCTCCCCCTACCCCTCAGCCTAAACGTACTATGGCGGACTGGGAGAGGGACCAGAGAGAGATTAACCAAGAAATAGATGGCAGAGATGCCCTTAGGAAGAAAAGGATCCCTACCTACTTCGACAGCGAATTCGGGAAAGCCTTTCTCCTTACACAG GCAAAGGATGTGGACGAGATTCTCCAACAATTATCAGAGGATCCAAGGAAGGATGGAACGGAAGCTGTCCGAGGAAATTCGTCCAGCCAGAGTAACAATCCCCAGCAAATCTCTCCGGACACCAGTGCTTACCCCGCAAGAT CCGTAGCAGCAGTGACCTCTGTCCAGAGTGATCGGTCAAGCACTTCACCAGTGGACACCCTCCATCCAAAACAAGTCTCGGACACTCCTATTTCATATGCAG TGTATGCGGAGACTGTTCCGTCCCGTGGAGGTATCCGCCCAGGAAATCCTACCCCAGCCCATGCTACTGGTCAAGGCTCTCCAGCGCCACTTCGTCCAGATAATCCCACCCCAGGACATGCTGTTAAAACAAGCACTGGCCGACCAT ATAATCCCACTCCTAAGCACGCTGGTGGTCAGATAGATTCGCCCTCAGACCTGCCATCACAGCTAGACTACCCAGCCATTATCATGGAGCAACCTCTGGAGGAGGAAG ATTACTCCACTGGCGAAGTTCCAGAGGGAGAGAGTGAGCTTATCCTAACAAGAAGTTTGAAGATGGATGTGACTGGCCGGCCTAGAAAGGAGGCGGTGGTACTCCCTAGGGGTATCAAGGGAGGACGACCGGGGGCTATCCCTAACACCAAG TATAAGACTGTTGAAGGAGGTGTACGCCGGAAGGTGAACACGTCTGTGACAGCCGGAGCTTCTATCCCCTCTCAAGTCCAGTTGGATAGGATGAAAGGGCTGATCCTACTACCGGAGGAGGTCGACTTTGGAGTGCTTAGAGAGGGAAACACTTATGTCTGTACTGTTTGTCTCAAGAACACAGGAGTGGATTCCTGTCGCTTTAAAATCAGACAGCCTCCTCCAGCTACTGGTCTCAGGATCAACTACAGGCTGGGACCG attgCAGCTGGGATGAAGACAGATTTGGAGTGTGAACTGTATGCCATTGCCGTTGGAGTGGAGGGAGATTCTGGGGTCGGGTCTATCCGACATGACTTGGAGATTGTCACAGAAACAGATATTCTCTTCCTGCCCATCACAGCAA CTGTCTTGACTGCTGATGCTTATGATAATAGAAGTCCAAACAGTCCCCAAGGAGGGAAGTCCCCAGGAACACGACTCGTCTCCACACGTCCTCCTCAGAGTACGGGGATCATCAGACCAAGGAAAAACCCCTTCCCAG GTCCACCCCAACCAGATTCTACCTACGTGAGATAG